The Neoarius graeffei isolate fNeoGra1 chromosome 12, fNeoGra1.pri, whole genome shotgun sequence genome window below encodes:
- the tmprss15 gene encoding enteropeptidase yields MCRKTRKTTPCSSLEVLLSTVIIILFVVCICLIVLSWLLVFSGKGQTGSSNSSFTGSLTISEGASFTEELRNRSSVHFKALAFDTQQLITEAFALGSIKAQFRNCRVTDFSPGSVIVHFTVLFEDIVEVTVVQQQLISGLQNIPDSILIINSSSVHITTSGTSSPLTLASQVHLQCPDGQKACGDAVTCVPLDSFCDGEPNCPDASDESHSTCATVCDGRFLLLGPSGSFHSNNFPLDYDSGTVCRWVIRVNEGLSIKIDFEAFDMEPGFDLLKLYEGTGADKTLAYSLSGSSPGVLWIFSHEATVMFVSDIINNQRGFNATYQAENLSLLSNEEKINCSFEEGFCFWRHDVSDHGDWTRRNGSSPPSLTGPSVDHTFANQSGYYIITPRTPGNWQKFYYLRSLPLAPSAEPMCLRFWYHMFGLHVWCLKVKAERDSGVQVLFYKDGNYGDNWNYKQVTIKETTEQTIVFEARSRGGVWNDIALDDFSLTSGPCGPSPPDPTPVPLPTTPPPVPADCGGPFDLYASNSTFSSPNYPHSYRHGASCVWILHAERGQNIQLHFQDVSLESGFDMLEIRDGVDPNSTLLSVLTGERDFPDVFSTTSEMMVIFFSDSSGHGRGFLANFSTGFNLGQPEACQAGEFRCRAGVCVSASGVCDGVQNCPDASDEANCARLSEFPGAPRLQIEIQWRLYTACSSDWSSHFSKYFCRYLGYRSGNASFVSVSAEDAPFVIVTQAANGSMNVKPSEKCPSEKAVSLHCDNQPCGKQKVVVNPAPSVARESSVMEEEDGASEGVEGRIVGGEDAVKGAWPWIATLRWLGRTLCGGTLIDSQWIVTAAHCVYGKNIDLSLWTVVLGLHDQYNSNTADRQNHKIDLIIMNQNYNRRTKDSDIALIHLQDKVNFTDYIQPICLPAPHQQIVAGRKCVIAGWGALTEGGIRPDVLQQAVVPLIQNSVCQERLPEYIITERMVCAGYPEGGVDTCQGDSGGPLMCEEEGFWNLVGVTSFGVGCARPGRPGVYALLPQFTDWILETRRLYSHWDGMRWTL; encoded by the exons ATGTGCAGGAAGACAAGGAAGACGACGCCATGTTCCTCTCTGGAGGTTCTGCTGAGCACCGTGATCATCATCTTGTTTGTAGTGTGTATCTGTCTCATTGTCTTGTCCTGGTTATTGGTCTTCTCAG GTAAAGGGCAAACAGGAAGCAGCAACTCATCGTTTACTGGAAGTCTGACGATCTCAGAGGGAGCGAGTTTCACTGAGGAGCTCAGGAACAGGAGCAGTGTGCACTTTAAAGCTTTGGCCTTTGACACACAGCAACTG ATTACAGAGGCGTTCGCACTCGGCTCAATAAAAGCACAGTTCAGGAACTGCAGAGTGACGGACTTCAG tcCGGGCAGTGTGATAGTCcacttcactgtgctgtttgaGGACATTGTGGAAGTAACAGTGGTGCAGCAGCAGTTAATCTCTGGTTTACAGAATATTCCAGACTCAATACTCATCATAAACAGCAGCAGTGTTCACATCACCACATCAGGTACATCATCACCTCTCACACTCGCGTCACAGGTACATC taCAATGTCCTGATGGACAGAAAGCGTGTGGAGACGCTGTGACGTGTGTTCCTTTAGACAGTTTCTGTGATGGAGAACCAAACTGTCCCGACGCCTCCGATGAGTCTCACAGCACCTGTG cGACGGTGTGTGATGGGCGGTTCCTCCTGCTGGGGCCGAGTGGATCCTTCCACAGTAACAATTTCCCCCTGGATTACGACAGTGGTACAGTCTGCCGCTGGGTCATacg CGTTAATGAAGGTCTGAGTATAAAGATCGATTTCGAGGCTTTTGATATGGAGCCTGGCTTCGATCTTCTGAAGCTGTACGAGGGAACTGGAGCTGATAAAACCCTGGCGT ACTCGCTGTCCGGTTCGTCTCCTGGAGTCCTTTGGATTTTTTCCCATGAGGCCACAGTGATGTTCGTGTCTGATATCATCAACAACCAGCGAGGCTTTAACGCCACGTACCAAGCGGAGAACCTCTCACTCCTCAGCA ATGAGGAGAAGATAAACTGCTCCTTTGAGGAGGGCTTCTGTTTCTGGAGGCACGATGTTAGTGATCATGGAGACTGGACCAGGAGGAACGGATCTTCTCCCCCTTCTTTGACCGGCCCGAGCGTCGACCACACGTTCGCTAACCAGTCTG GGTACTACATCATAACTCCGAGGACTCCAGGAAATTGGCAGAAGTTTTACTATCTCCGCAGCCTCCCATTGGCTCCCTCAGCAGAACCGATGTGTTTGAGATTCTG GTATCACATGTTCGGGCTGCACGTTTGGTGTCTGAAGGTGAAGGCAGAGCGCGACTCGGGCGTCCAGGTCCTGTTCTACAAAGACGGAAACTACGGAGACAACTGGAACTACAAACAAGTCACTATAAAGGAGACGACGGAACAAACG ATCGTATTTGAAGCGCGGAGCAGAGGAGGCGTGTGGAACGATATTGCACTGGATGACTTCAGCCTGACCTCTGGGCCGTGTGGACCATCACCACCTGACCCGACTCCCGTCCCTCTCCCGACCACGCCCCCTCCAGTGCCCG CTGACTGTGGAGGCCCTTTTGACCTTTACGCATCAAACTCGACCTTCAGCTCACCAAATTACCCTCACAGCTACAGACACGGTGCCTCGT gtgTGTGGATTTTACATGCTGAACGAGGGCAAAATATTCAACTGCATTTCCAGGACGTCTCTTTAGAGTCTGGGTTCGACATGTTAGAGATTCGTGACGGAGTTGACCCAAATTCTACTttactga GCGTGTTAACGGGTGAGCGTGATTTTCCTGATGTTTTCTCCACCACCTCTGAGATGATGGTGATATTTTTCTCCGATTCTTCTGGACATGGACGTGGATTTCTGGCTAATTTCAGCACGGGCTTTAACCTTGGCCAGCCGG aggcgtgtcaggctGGTGAGTTCCGCTGCAGAGCcggagtgtgtgtgtctgcttcCGGTGTGTGTGACGGTGTTCAGAACTGCCCTGACGCTTCAGACGAGGCCAACTGTG caCGTCTCTCGGAGTTTCCTGGAGCTCCTCGTTTGCAGATTGAGATTCAGTGGCGTCTCTACACGGCCTGTTCCTCTGACTGGAGCTCGCACTTCTCCAAATACTTCTGCAGATATTTAGGCTACAG ATCAGGAAACGCTTCGTTCGTGTCTGTTTCGGCTGAAGACGCTCCGTTCGTCATCGTGACTCAGGCTGCTAACGGCTCCATGAATGTGAAACCCAG TGAGAAATGTCCCAGTGAGAAGGCCGTATCACTCCACTGTGATAACCAGC CGTGTGGAAAACAGAAGGTGGTAGTGAACCCAGCGCCGTCTGTGGCGAGAGAGTCGAGCGtgatggaggaggaggatggAGCGAGTGAAGGTGTGGAAGGGAGGATCGTGGGAGGAGAGGACGCAGTGAAGGGGGCGTGGCCCTGGATTGCCACGTTACGCTGGTTGGGACGAACCCTCTGTGGAGGCACGTTAATCGACTCGCAGTGGATCGTGACAGCGGCGCACTGCGTTTACGG GAAGAACATTGACCTGTCCCTCTGGACCGTGGTTTTGGGTCTTCATGATCAGTACAATTCCAACACTGCAGACAGACAAAATCACAAAATTGACCTGATTATCATGAACCAAAACTACAACAGGAGAACGAAAGACTCGGACATCGCACTCATACACTTACAGGACAAAGTCAACTTCACAG aCTACATCCAGCCGATCTGCCTGCCAGCGCCCCATCAGCAGATTGTAGCAGGAAGGAAGTGTGTGATCGCAGGCTGGGGGGCACTCACTGAAGGAG gtattaGACCTGATGTATTACAGCAGGCCGTGGTGCCACTCATTCAGAACAGTGTGTGTCAGGAGAGACTTCCTGAATACATCATCACTGAACGGATGGTGTGTGCGGGATACCCAGAGGGCGGAGTTGACAcctgtcag GGTGACTCTGGAGGGCCGTTGATGTGCGAGGAGGAAGGGTTCTGGAATTTGGTGGGCGTGACGTCGTTTGGCGTGGGCTGTGCTCGACCTGGACGTCCCGGAGTGTATGCACTGCTCCCACAGTTCACAGACTGGATACTGGAAACTCGACGCCTGTACTCACACTGGGACGGCATGAGATGGACATTATAA
- the poglut3 gene encoding protein O-glucosyltransferase 3 isoform X2 codes for MLQRRAGNTLLTAVRLYIAALVISRAKPGLGQEEKDKISPEKCIIWGPGLDPRLVLPVRYFYIQAVNQDGEKITQSPGSDSFQLRVSALSVQERVRVHVPAPLDRSDGSFLVRFRLYSSVVHGLKVEVFHKHTPVAQSPYTLTGAVYHEDCDCPDEDAEAWLSVMKCPSADPQIEEDFSSFPSIELQRVRQEVPSRFSNRGVIHYAIINNQLHRRSLGKYTDFKMFSDEMLLSLARKVRLPDVEFFINVGDWPLETRKVSDVPGPVPVLSWCGSKDTRDIILPTYDITHSTLETMRGVSNDLLSVQGNTGPVWGNKTERAFFRGRDSREERLHLVSMSKKNPELLDAGITAFFFFREREKDLGKAPLVGFFDFFKYKYQVNVDGTVAAYRFPYLMLGNSVVMKQDSSYYEHFYTHLRPGRHYLQFKRDLSDLIERIQWAKENDGEVEAVARAGQALARELLQPHRLYCYYYMVLKVIPMQIDRWVNLLFILTWRE; via the exons ATGCTGCAGAGACGCGCTGGAAACACTTTACTCACTGCGGTGAGACTTTACATCGCTGCACTTGTGATCAGCCGCGCAAAACCTGGACTCGGTCAGGAGGAGAAAGATAAAATAAGTCCAGAAAAATGTATAATTTGGGGACCGGGGCTGGATCCGCGGCTGGTGCTTCCGGTCCGATATTTCTACATCCAGGCGGTGAATCAAGACGGAGAGAAAATCACCCAGTCCCCGG gttCAGATTCGTTCCAGCTGAGGGTGAGTGCGCTCTCGGTACAGGAGCGAGTTCGTGTTCATGTTCCTGCACCTCTGGACCGGAGTGACGGCTCCTTCCTCGTCAGGTTCCGGCTTTACTCCAGCGTGGTTCACGGTCTCAAGGTGGAGGTGTTTCACAAACACACCCCTGTGGCTCAGTCTCCGTACACACTGACAg GAGCGGTGTATCATGAGGACTGTGATTGTCCCGATGAGGACGCGGAGGCGTGGCTGAGTGTGATGAAGTGTCCGAGTGCAGATCCTCAGATTGAGGAGGATTTCAGCTCTTTTCCCTCCATCGAGCTGCAGCGAGTGAGACAGGAAGTTCCCTCGCGCTTTTCAAACAGAGGCGTCATTCACTACGCCATCATCAACAACCAGCTGCACCGCCGCTCGCTCGGGAAGTACACCGACTTCAAGATGTTCTCTGACGAGATGCTGCTTTCGCTCGCACGCAAA GTCCGTCTGCCCGACGTCGAGTTCTTCATTAACGTCGGTGACTGGCCGTTAGAGACGCGCAAAGTTTCTGACGTTCCCGGACCAGTTCCTGTTCTCTCATGGTGCGGCTCGAAGGACACGCGTGACATCATCCTGCCCACCTACGACATCACACACTCCACCTTAGAGACAATGAGGGGCGTGTCCAATGACCTGCTGTCTGTACAGGGAAATACAG GTCCTGTGTGGGGCAATAAAACAGAGCGAGCGTTTTTCCGAGGCAGAGACAGTCGTGAGGAGCGCTTACACCTCGTCTCCATGTCCAAAAAAAATCCTGAGCTGCTGGACGCCGGGATCACggctttcttcttcttccgtgAGCGAGAGAAAGATCTCGGCAAAGCGCCGCTGGTCGGATTCTTCGACTTTTTTAAG tataAGTACCAGGTGAATGTGGATGGGACGGTAGCTGCGTACAGGTTTCCGTACCTGATGTTGGGGAACAGTGTGGTCATGAAGCAGGACTCTTCATATTACGAACACTTTTACACACACCTCAGGCCTGGGCGCCATTACTTACAGTTCAAACGAGATCTGTCAGATCTGATTGAGAGAATCCAGTGGGCCAAG GAGAACGACGGTGAAGTGGAGGCCGTAGCGAGGGCGGGGCAGGCGCTGGCCAGAGAACTGCTCCAACCTCACAGACTCTACTGTTATTACTACATGGTGCTGAAGGTAAT tcctATGCAGATCGACAGGTGGGTAAACCTGCTGTTCATCCTGACATGGAGAGAGTGA
- the poglut3 gene encoding protein O-glucosyltransferase 3 isoform X4, protein MLQRRAGNTLLTAVRLYIAALVISRAKPGLGQEEKDKISPEKCIIWGPGLDPRLVLPVRYFYIQAVNQDGEKITQSPGSDSFQLRVSALSVQERVRVHVPAPLDRSDGSFLVRFRLYSSVVHGLKVEVFHKHTPVAQSPYTLTGAVYHEDCDCPDEDAEAWLSVMKCPSADPQIEEDFSSFPSIELQRVRQEVPSRFSNRGVIHYAIINNQLHRRSLGKYTDFKMFSDEMLLSLARKVRLPDVEFFINVGDWPLETRKVSDVPGPVPVLSWCGSKDTRDIILPTYDITHSTLETMRGVSNDLLSVQGNTGPVWGNKTERAFFRGRDSREERLHLVSMSKKNPELLDAGITAFFFFREREKDLGKAPLVGFFDFFKYKYQVNVDGTVAAYRFPYLMLGNSVVMKQDSSYYEHFYTHLRPGRHYLQFKRDLSDLIERIQWAK, encoded by the exons ATGCTGCAGAGACGCGCTGGAAACACTTTACTCACTGCGGTGAGACTTTACATCGCTGCACTTGTGATCAGCCGCGCAAAACCTGGACTCGGTCAGGAGGAGAAAGATAAAATAAGTCCAGAAAAATGTATAATTTGGGGACCGGGGCTGGATCCGCGGCTGGTGCTTCCGGTCCGATATTTCTACATCCAGGCGGTGAATCAAGACGGAGAGAAAATCACCCAGTCCCCGG gttCAGATTCGTTCCAGCTGAGGGTGAGTGCGCTCTCGGTACAGGAGCGAGTTCGTGTTCATGTTCCTGCACCTCTGGACCGGAGTGACGGCTCCTTCCTCGTCAGGTTCCGGCTTTACTCCAGCGTGGTTCACGGTCTCAAGGTGGAGGTGTTTCACAAACACACCCCTGTGGCTCAGTCTCCGTACACACTGACAg GAGCGGTGTATCATGAGGACTGTGATTGTCCCGATGAGGACGCGGAGGCGTGGCTGAGTGTGATGAAGTGTCCGAGTGCAGATCCTCAGATTGAGGAGGATTTCAGCTCTTTTCCCTCCATCGAGCTGCAGCGAGTGAGACAGGAAGTTCCCTCGCGCTTTTCAAACAGAGGCGTCATTCACTACGCCATCATCAACAACCAGCTGCACCGCCGCTCGCTCGGGAAGTACACCGACTTCAAGATGTTCTCTGACGAGATGCTGCTTTCGCTCGCACGCAAA GTCCGTCTGCCCGACGTCGAGTTCTTCATTAACGTCGGTGACTGGCCGTTAGAGACGCGCAAAGTTTCTGACGTTCCCGGACCAGTTCCTGTTCTCTCATGGTGCGGCTCGAAGGACACGCGTGACATCATCCTGCCCACCTACGACATCACACACTCCACCTTAGAGACAATGAGGGGCGTGTCCAATGACCTGCTGTCTGTACAGGGAAATACAG GTCCTGTGTGGGGCAATAAAACAGAGCGAGCGTTTTTCCGAGGCAGAGACAGTCGTGAGGAGCGCTTACACCTCGTCTCCATGTCCAAAAAAAATCCTGAGCTGCTGGACGCCGGGATCACggctttcttcttcttccgtgAGCGAGAGAAAGATCTCGGCAAAGCGCCGCTGGTCGGATTCTTCGACTTTTTTAAG tataAGTACCAGGTGAATGTGGATGGGACGGTAGCTGCGTACAGGTTTCCGTACCTGATGTTGGGGAACAGTGTGGTCATGAAGCAGGACTCTTCATATTACGAACACTTTTACACACACCTCAGGCCTGGGCGCCATTACTTACAGTTCAAACGAGATCTGTCAGATCTGATTGAGAGAATCCAGTGGGCCAAG taa
- the poglut3 gene encoding protein O-glucosyltransferase 3 isoform X1 produces the protein MLQRRAGNTLLTAVRLYIAALVISRAKPGLGQEEKDKISPEKCIIWGPGLDPRLVLPVRYFYIQAVNQDGEKITQSPGSDSFQLRVSALSVQERVRVHVPAPLDRSDGSFLVRFRLYSSVVHGLKVEVFHKHTPVAQSPYTLTGAVYHEDCDCPDEDAEAWLSVMKCPSADPQIEEDFSSFPSIELQRVRQEVPSRFSNRGVIHYAIINNQLHRRSLGKYTDFKMFSDEMLLSLARKVRLPDVEFFINVGDWPLETRKVSDVPGPVPVLSWCGSKDTRDIILPTYDITHSTLETMRGVSNDLLSVQGNTGPVWGNKTERAFFRGRDSREERLHLVSMSKKNPELLDAGITAFFFFREREKDLGKAPLVGFFDFFKYKYQVNVDGTVAAYRFPYLMLGNSVVMKQDSSYYEHFYTHLRPGRHYLQFKRDLSDLIERIQWAKENDGEVEAVARAGQALARELLQPHRLYCYYYMVLKSYADRQVGKPAVHPDMERVRQPSDRSAACDCLGRTRERPSDEL, from the exons ATGCTGCAGAGACGCGCTGGAAACACTTTACTCACTGCGGTGAGACTTTACATCGCTGCACTTGTGATCAGCCGCGCAAAACCTGGACTCGGTCAGGAGGAGAAAGATAAAATAAGTCCAGAAAAATGTATAATTTGGGGACCGGGGCTGGATCCGCGGCTGGTGCTTCCGGTCCGATATTTCTACATCCAGGCGGTGAATCAAGACGGAGAGAAAATCACCCAGTCCCCGG gttCAGATTCGTTCCAGCTGAGGGTGAGTGCGCTCTCGGTACAGGAGCGAGTTCGTGTTCATGTTCCTGCACCTCTGGACCGGAGTGACGGCTCCTTCCTCGTCAGGTTCCGGCTTTACTCCAGCGTGGTTCACGGTCTCAAGGTGGAGGTGTTTCACAAACACACCCCTGTGGCTCAGTCTCCGTACACACTGACAg GAGCGGTGTATCATGAGGACTGTGATTGTCCCGATGAGGACGCGGAGGCGTGGCTGAGTGTGATGAAGTGTCCGAGTGCAGATCCTCAGATTGAGGAGGATTTCAGCTCTTTTCCCTCCATCGAGCTGCAGCGAGTGAGACAGGAAGTTCCCTCGCGCTTTTCAAACAGAGGCGTCATTCACTACGCCATCATCAACAACCAGCTGCACCGCCGCTCGCTCGGGAAGTACACCGACTTCAAGATGTTCTCTGACGAGATGCTGCTTTCGCTCGCACGCAAA GTCCGTCTGCCCGACGTCGAGTTCTTCATTAACGTCGGTGACTGGCCGTTAGAGACGCGCAAAGTTTCTGACGTTCCCGGACCAGTTCCTGTTCTCTCATGGTGCGGCTCGAAGGACACGCGTGACATCATCCTGCCCACCTACGACATCACACACTCCACCTTAGAGACAATGAGGGGCGTGTCCAATGACCTGCTGTCTGTACAGGGAAATACAG GTCCTGTGTGGGGCAATAAAACAGAGCGAGCGTTTTTCCGAGGCAGAGACAGTCGTGAGGAGCGCTTACACCTCGTCTCCATGTCCAAAAAAAATCCTGAGCTGCTGGACGCCGGGATCACggctttcttcttcttccgtgAGCGAGAGAAAGATCTCGGCAAAGCGCCGCTGGTCGGATTCTTCGACTTTTTTAAG tataAGTACCAGGTGAATGTGGATGGGACGGTAGCTGCGTACAGGTTTCCGTACCTGATGTTGGGGAACAGTGTGGTCATGAAGCAGGACTCTTCATATTACGAACACTTTTACACACACCTCAGGCCTGGGCGCCATTACTTACAGTTCAAACGAGATCTGTCAGATCTGATTGAGAGAATCCAGTGGGCCAAG GAGAACGACGGTGAAGTGGAGGCCGTAGCGAGGGCGGGGCAGGCGCTGGCCAGAGAACTGCTCCAACCTCACAGACTCTACTGTTATTACTACATGGTGCTGAAG tcctATGCAGATCGACAGGTGGGTAAACCTGCTGTTCATCCTGACATGGAGAGAGTGAGACAGCCGTCTGACCGCAGCGCAGCGTGCGACTGTCTCGGGAGGACACGGGAGCGGCCGAGTGACGAGCTCTGA
- the poglut3 gene encoding protein O-glucosyltransferase 3 isoform X3, with protein sequence MLQRRAGNTLLTAVRLYIAALVISRAKPGLGQEEKDKISPEKCIIWGPGLDPRLVLPVRYFYIQAVNQDGEKITQSPGSDSFQLRVSALSVQERVRVHVPAPLDRSDGSFLVRFRLYSSVVHGLKVEVFHKHTPVAQSPYTLTGAVYHEDCDCPDEDAEAWLSVMKCPSADPQIEEDFSSFPSIELQRVRQEVPSRFSNRGVIHYAIINNQLHRRSLGKYTDFKMFSDEMLLSLARKVRLPDVEFFINVGDWPLETRKVSDVPGPVPVLSWCGSKDTRDIILPTYDITHSTLETMRGVSNDLLSVQGNTGPVWGNKTERAFFRGRDSREERLHLVSMSKKNPELLDAGITAFFFFREREKDLGKAPLVGFFDFFKENDGEVEAVARAGQALARELLQPHRLYCYYYMVLKSYADRQVGKPAVHPDMERVRQPSDRSAACDCLGRTRERPSDEL encoded by the exons ATGCTGCAGAGACGCGCTGGAAACACTTTACTCACTGCGGTGAGACTTTACATCGCTGCACTTGTGATCAGCCGCGCAAAACCTGGACTCGGTCAGGAGGAGAAAGATAAAATAAGTCCAGAAAAATGTATAATTTGGGGACCGGGGCTGGATCCGCGGCTGGTGCTTCCGGTCCGATATTTCTACATCCAGGCGGTGAATCAAGACGGAGAGAAAATCACCCAGTCCCCGG gttCAGATTCGTTCCAGCTGAGGGTGAGTGCGCTCTCGGTACAGGAGCGAGTTCGTGTTCATGTTCCTGCACCTCTGGACCGGAGTGACGGCTCCTTCCTCGTCAGGTTCCGGCTTTACTCCAGCGTGGTTCACGGTCTCAAGGTGGAGGTGTTTCACAAACACACCCCTGTGGCTCAGTCTCCGTACACACTGACAg GAGCGGTGTATCATGAGGACTGTGATTGTCCCGATGAGGACGCGGAGGCGTGGCTGAGTGTGATGAAGTGTCCGAGTGCAGATCCTCAGATTGAGGAGGATTTCAGCTCTTTTCCCTCCATCGAGCTGCAGCGAGTGAGACAGGAAGTTCCCTCGCGCTTTTCAAACAGAGGCGTCATTCACTACGCCATCATCAACAACCAGCTGCACCGCCGCTCGCTCGGGAAGTACACCGACTTCAAGATGTTCTCTGACGAGATGCTGCTTTCGCTCGCACGCAAA GTCCGTCTGCCCGACGTCGAGTTCTTCATTAACGTCGGTGACTGGCCGTTAGAGACGCGCAAAGTTTCTGACGTTCCCGGACCAGTTCCTGTTCTCTCATGGTGCGGCTCGAAGGACACGCGTGACATCATCCTGCCCACCTACGACATCACACACTCCACCTTAGAGACAATGAGGGGCGTGTCCAATGACCTGCTGTCTGTACAGGGAAATACAG GTCCTGTGTGGGGCAATAAAACAGAGCGAGCGTTTTTCCGAGGCAGAGACAGTCGTGAGGAGCGCTTACACCTCGTCTCCATGTCCAAAAAAAATCCTGAGCTGCTGGACGCCGGGATCACggctttcttcttcttccgtgAGCGAGAGAAAGATCTCGGCAAAGCGCCGCTGGTCGGATTCTTCGACTTTTTTAAG GAGAACGACGGTGAAGTGGAGGCCGTAGCGAGGGCGGGGCAGGCGCTGGCCAGAGAACTGCTCCAACCTCACAGACTCTACTGTTATTACTACATGGTGCTGAAG tcctATGCAGATCGACAGGTGGGTAAACCTGCTGTTCATCCTGACATGGAGAGAGTGAGACAGCCGTCTGACCGCAGCGCAGCGTGCGACTGTCTCGGGAGGACACGGGAGCGGCCGAGTGACGAGCTCTGA